A genomic stretch from Pontibacter liquoris includes:
- a CDS encoding LytR/AlgR family response regulator transcription factor, with protein MTKPKILISEDEVIIAEDIAASLKELGYEICAIDTGEDTLDMIRETQPDLVLLDINLRGEADGVEIGHRIRQEFNIPFIYLTAYADKGTLDRAKKTEPDGFLVKPFDEKGLRSAIEIALYKHDNTSHHTNGKEIDGMQQSTKEQEVAADYIFVKVKHRIIKVHYSDILWVEAYDNYSFIVTADQKYLVSSTLKDMEQKLPSQNFVRVHRSYIANLDKIEALEENSVVFAKGDIPIGKSYKKTLMSRFNII; from the coding sequence ATGACGAAACCAAAAATCCTTATTTCAGAAGACGAGGTCATCATTGCCGAGGATATTGCCGCAAGCCTGAAGGAACTGGGCTATGAAATCTGCGCAATAGATACCGGTGAAGATACCCTCGACATGATCCGGGAAACCCAGCCGGATCTGGTGCTGCTCGACATTAACCTGCGGGGCGAGGCAGATGGCGTAGAAATTGGTCACCGCATCCGCCAGGAATTCAATATCCCGTTCATTTACCTGACCGCCTACGCCGACAAAGGAACGCTGGACAGGGCCAAGAAAACCGAGCCGGATGGCTTTTTGGTGAAGCCGTTTGACGAGAAAGGCCTGCGCTCCGCTATCGAAATTGCTTTATACAAACACGACAATACCAGTCATCATACTAATGGAAAAGAAATAGACGGCATGCAGCAATCCACAAAAGAACAAGAAGTAGCCGCCGATTACATCTTCGTAAAAGTAAAGCACCGCATCATTAAAGTGCACTACAGTGATATCCTGTGGGTAGAAGCCTATGACAACTACTCCTTTATCGTTACGGCCGATCAGAAGTACCTTGTCAGCTCTACATTAAAGGATATGGAGCAGAAACTGCCCTCCCAGAACTTTGTGCGAGTGCACCGTTCCTACATCGCCAACCTGGACAAGATAGAGGCGCTGGAAGAAAACTCGGTCGTATTTGCCAAAGGAGATATCCCCATCGGCAAGTCTTACAAGAAAACGTTGATGTCGCGGTTCAATATTATATGA
- the ahcY gene encoding adenosylhomocysteinase: MVETYLKYKVKDIALAEWGRKEIRLAEAEMPGLMAIREEYGPSKPLAGARIAGCLHMTIQTAVLIETLVELGAEVTWSSCNIFSTQDHAAAAIAAAGISVYAWKGMNAEEFDWCIEQTLFFGEDRKPLNMILDDGGDLTNMVLDTYPELAAGIKGLSEETTTGVHRLYERMKNGTLPMPAINVNDSVTKSKFDNKYGCKESLVDAIRRATDVMMAGKVAVVAGYGDVGKGSAASLRGAGARVIVTEIDPICALQAAMDGFAVKKMADAVKEADIVVTATGNKDIITEEHFRALKDKAIVCNIGHFDNEIDMAWLNNNYGHTKDTVKPQVDLYNIEGNDIIILAEGRLVNLGCATGHPSFVMSNSFSNQTLAQLEIWLNGDAYENKVYTLPKHLDEKVARLHLGKIGVELDVLRPDQAQYIGVEVEGPFKPEYYRY, translated from the coding sequence ATGGTAGAGACATATCTGAAATACAAAGTAAAAGATATCGCACTGGCCGAGTGGGGCCGCAAAGAAATTAGACTGGCTGAGGCCGAGATGCCGGGCCTGATGGCGATCCGTGAGGAATATGGCCCCAGCAAGCCGCTGGCCGGCGCTCGTATTGCCGGTTGCCTGCACATGACCATTCAAACGGCAGTGCTGATCGAAACGCTGGTAGAACTGGGCGCGGAAGTGACCTGGTCTTCCTGCAACATCTTTTCTACCCAGGACCACGCTGCCGCGGCGATTGCTGCTGCCGGCATTTCGGTGTATGCCTGGAAAGGCATGAACGCCGAGGAGTTTGACTGGTGCATTGAGCAGACCCTGTTCTTTGGCGAAGACCGCAAGCCTCTGAACATGATCCTGGACGATGGCGGTGACCTGACCAACATGGTGCTGGACACGTATCCGGAGTTGGCTGCGGGCATCAAAGGCCTGTCGGAAGAAACGACTACCGGCGTACACCGTCTGTATGAGCGCATGAAGAACGGCACCCTGCCGATGCCTGCCATCAACGTGAACGACTCGGTTACCAAATCCAAGTTCGATAACAAGTATGGCTGTAAAGAATCACTGGTAGATGCGATCCGTCGTGCCACCGATGTGATGATGGCCGGTAAAGTAGCGGTTGTGGCTGGTTACGGTGATGTGGGCAAAGGTTCTGCTGCTTCGTTGCGTGGTGCCGGTGCCCGTGTAATTGTAACCGAAATTGACCCGATCTGTGCACTGCAGGCTGCGATGGATGGCTTTGCCGTGAAGAAAATGGCTGATGCAGTAAAAGAAGCCGACATTGTGGTGACTGCTACTGGTAACAAAGACATCATTACCGAAGAGCACTTCCGCGCACTGAAGGATAAGGCGATTGTTTGTAACATTGGCCACTTCGACAACGAGATCGATATGGCCTGGCTGAACAACAACTATGGCCACACCAAAGACACGGTGAAGCCGCAGGTAGACCTTTATAACATCGAAGGAAACGACATTATTATACTGGCCGAAGGCCGACTGGTAAACTTAGGTTGCGCCACCGGTCACCCGTCTTTCGTGATGTCTAACTCCTTCTCGAACCAGACACTGGCGCAGCTGGAGATCTGGCTCAACGGCGATGCTTACGAAAACAAAGTATATACTTTACCTAAGCACCTGGACGAAAAAGTAGCTCGCCTGCACCTGGGCAAGATCGGGGTAGAACTGGACGTGCTGCGGCCGGACCAGGCGCAGTATATCGGTGTGGAAGTAGAAGGACCTTTCAAGCCGGAATATTACAGATACTAA
- a CDS encoding DUF4397 domain-containing protein, which yields MRNWSKLLLLAVLPVLLFTRCDDNDDDDDMMRMAQVMVVHASPDAPGVDLLVDNTKVNASALNYPDNTGYLAVAAGNRNIKVNAAGTSTTVIDADVPLSENKSYTIFAANTLADIMPVVLEDDLTMPATGKAHVRFVHLSPDAPAVDIAVKDGPVLFPDRSFKSATAFTPVDAGTYTLEVRLAGTENVVLTVPDVQLQNGKIYTVFARGFVTPPSGNNNSLGAEVIVNK from the coding sequence ATGAGAAACTGGTCAAAACTCTTGCTGCTGGCTGTACTGCCGGTGCTCCTTTTTACGCGTTGCGACGACAACGATGATGACGACGACATGATGCGCATGGCGCAGGTCATGGTGGTGCATGCCTCGCCTGATGCGCCGGGCGTAGACCTGCTGGTGGATAATACCAAAGTGAACGCCTCGGCGCTGAACTACCCCGACAACACCGGCTACCTGGCGGTGGCTGCCGGCAACCGGAACATTAAAGTGAATGCCGCCGGTACCTCCACCACGGTGATCGATGCTGATGTGCCGCTTTCCGAAAATAAAAGCTATACGATCTTTGCGGCCAATACCCTTGCCGACATAATGCCGGTGGTGCTCGAAGATGACCTGACCATGCCTGCCACCGGCAAAGCCCACGTGCGCTTTGTGCACCTCTCGCCGGATGCCCCGGCCGTGGACATTGCTGTGAAGGACGGCCCGGTGCTGTTCCCGGACAGGAGTTTTAAATCAGCCACTGCTTTTACCCCGGTAGATGCCGGCACCTATACCCTGGAGGTGCGGCTGGCCGGAACAGAGAATGTGGTGCTCACCGTGCCCGACGTGCAGCTGCAGAACGGCAAGATCTATACTGTGTTTGCAAGAGGGTTTGTAACGCCGCCATCCGGCAACAACAACAGCCTGGGCGCTGAAGTGATCGTGAATAAGTAA
- a CDS encoding class I SAM-dependent methyltransferase: protein MALRIFTPQEKQFIEEHQHQDVAQLMLQARRYPQLPVLELVQQIQARQKAAGKLPTWAANPDVIFPVTLSVEQSSSEATAAFKASLVQGELLADLTGGFGVDCLYFAKRFGQVMHVEQNPELQAIASYNFKLLQAANIQSMNTTAEEFLQHFTGKATILYLDPARRGNSNEKLHLLQDCEPDILNLLPQLFSKADSVLLKTSPMLDIDLALAQLGHVAKLWVVAVQNEVKEVLYLLQPVAPQPGQVVRTAVNLLPTGQPQQLPFTKAAEEAAQVTYTDPLEYIYEPNAAILKAGAYRYLAQHLHLDKLHPNSHLYTSAALLPDFPGRSFRCLHVSRYSKKELLRQLPSGKANITVRNFPESVAEIRRKTGIREGGDTYLFFTTDRHQKPVVLFCHKV, encoded by the coding sequence GTGGCCTTACGCATTTTTACCCCGCAGGAAAAGCAGTTTATAGAGGAGCACCAGCACCAGGATGTGGCCCAACTGATGCTGCAGGCGCGGCGCTACCCGCAGTTGCCGGTGCTGGAACTGGTACAGCAGATACAGGCCCGCCAGAAAGCAGCGGGCAAGCTCCCCACCTGGGCGGCAAACCCTGATGTGATCTTCCCGGTTACGTTATCGGTAGAGCAAAGCTCCTCGGAAGCAACAGCCGCTTTTAAAGCCTCGCTTGTGCAGGGCGAGCTGCTGGCAGACCTGACCGGCGGCTTTGGAGTAGACTGTTTATACTTTGCCAAACGCTTTGGGCAGGTGATGCACGTGGAACAGAACCCGGAACTGCAGGCCATTGCAAGCTATAATTTTAAGCTGCTGCAGGCAGCCAACATCCAAAGTATGAATACCACGGCCGAGGAATTTCTGCAGCACTTTACAGGTAAAGCCACTATCCTGTACCTGGACCCCGCGCGGCGCGGCAACAGCAACGAAAAGCTCCACCTGCTGCAGGACTGTGAACCGGACATACTTAACCTGCTTCCGCAGCTGTTCTCCAAAGCGGATTCCGTGCTGCTGAAAACATCGCCTATGCTGGATATTGACCTCGCCCTGGCGCAATTGGGCCATGTGGCCAAGCTGTGGGTAGTAGCCGTGCAGAACGAGGTGAAAGAGGTTCTTTATTTGTTACAGCCGGTTGCGCCGCAGCCTGGCCAGGTTGTGCGCACGGCCGTTAACCTGCTGCCCACCGGCCAGCCCCAGCAACTACCCTTCACCAAAGCCGCCGAAGAGGCCGCTCAGGTTACCTACACCGATCCGCTGGAGTATATCTATGAGCCCAATGCGGCCATCCTTAAAGCCGGGGCCTACCGCTACCTGGCGCAGCACCTGCACCTGGATAAGCTGCACCCCAACAGTCACCTGTATACGTCGGCGGCGCTGCTGCCTGACTTTCCAGGCCGTTCTTTCCGCTGCCTGCACGTGAGCCGCTACAGCAAAAAAGAACTGCTGCGCCAGCTGCCATCGGGTAAAGCCAATATCACCGTGCGCAACTTCCCGGAATCTGTGGCCGAAATACGCCGCAAAACAGGCATCCGCGAAGGCGGCGACACATACCTCTTCTTCACGACCGACAGGCACCAGAAACCTGTGGTTCTCTTTTGCCACAAAGTATAA
- a CDS encoding alpha/beta hydrolase-fold protein has product MKRNLLLLLFLAFCTLSAVAQPGAGKKVTFILQSPTLPDTAKVYITGNLPQLGNWRPDKVAMEFTGNHTWQKQIQLQQLDYLEYKYTLGSWEQEATDAEGAALPNFRLQVVNDTVVKNQVNSWLKGKKKPLTGGVTGHVTYHHNLKGKNLQSRDLTVWLPPQYETDKSRRYPVLYMHDGQNIFDPATSTFGVDWRMDEIADSLIRANAMTPVIIVGIYNTPDRSEEYVPGEKGIAYMDFVVNTVKPFIDQTYRTKPDRRHTATGGSSAGGIMAFMLAWEHPAIFSKAICMSPAFKIETIDYVDDVQAYQGKKKDLTFYIDNGGIELENRLQPGVDEMLAALKAKGYRQGKDLYWHKAPNARHSEADWSKRMPAVLKLFFPAK; this is encoded by the coding sequence ATGAAAAGAAACCTACTCTTACTTCTCTTTCTCGCCTTTTGCACCCTCTCCGCAGTAGCGCAGCCTGGTGCCGGCAAAAAAGTAACGTTCATCCTTCAATCGCCTACCCTGCCCGATACGGCCAAAGTATACATCACGGGCAACCTACCACAGTTGGGCAACTGGCGCCCCGATAAAGTGGCCATGGAATTTACAGGAAACCATACCTGGCAGAAGCAGATACAGTTGCAGCAGCTCGACTACCTGGAATACAAGTATACGCTGGGCTCCTGGGAGCAGGAAGCTACCGATGCAGAGGGAGCAGCCTTGCCAAACTTCCGGCTGCAGGTGGTAAACGATACCGTGGTAAAAAACCAGGTAAATAGCTGGCTAAAGGGAAAGAAAAAGCCGCTGACGGGTGGCGTAACCGGCCACGTAACTTACCACCACAACCTGAAGGGCAAAAACCTCCAAAGCCGCGACCTGACCGTATGGCTGCCACCGCAGTATGAAACGGATAAAAGCAGGCGCTACCCAGTGCTCTACATGCACGACGGCCAGAACATCTTCGACCCGGCTACCAGCACCTTTGGCGTTGACTGGCGCATGGACGAAATTGCCGATAGCCTGATTAGGGCAAACGCCATGACACCCGTTATTATAGTAGGCATTTATAACACACCCGACCGGAGCGAGGAGTACGTGCCCGGCGAGAAAGGCATCGCTTACATGGATTTTGTGGTAAACACGGTAAAGCCTTTCATCGATCAGACGTACCGCACCAAACCCGACCGCAGGCACACGGCTACTGGCGGTTCTTCGGCCGGTGGTATCATGGCGTTTATGCTGGCCTGGGAACATCCGGCGATTTTCTCGAAAGCCATTTGTATGTCGCCGGCCTTTAAGATCGAAACCATTGATTACGTAGACGACGTGCAGGCATACCAGGGCAAAAAGAAGGACCTCACCTTTTACATCGACAATGGCGGCATAGAACTGGAAAACAGGTTGCAACCGGGAGTAGACGAGATGCTGGCTGCCCTGAAGGCAAAAGGCTACCGGCAGGGCAAAGACCTGTACTGGCACAAAGCACCCAACGCCCGGCATTCAGAAGCGGACTGGTCCAAACGCATGCCCGCCGTATTAAAGCTATTTTTTCCGGCTAAGTAA
- a CDS encoding GyrI-like domain-containing protein, with amino-acid sequence MEPRIETLAEKKLVGKRLRMSFAHDRTFELWRSFMPERNSIKHGVSTDLFSLQVYEAAHDFTFLNPAAEFENWAAKEVSDFADVPAGMEAFTLSGGLYAVFLHKGAAATGPETFRYIFGSWLPHSGYELDNRPHFEILGPKYKNNDPASEEDIWIPIRKKV; translated from the coding sequence ATGGAACCACGGATAGAAACGCTGGCGGAAAAGAAACTGGTCGGAAAGCGGCTTAGAATGAGCTTCGCCCACGACCGCACCTTCGAGTTGTGGCGCAGCTTTATGCCGGAACGCAACAGCATAAAGCACGGCGTTTCTACTGACCTGTTCTCGCTCCAGGTGTATGAGGCAGCCCATGACTTTACGTTTCTGAACCCCGCGGCAGAGTTTGAGAATTGGGCGGCAAAAGAAGTGTCTGACTTTGCGGATGTGCCGGCCGGCATGGAAGCCTTTACCCTGTCGGGCGGCTTATATGCCGTTTTCCTGCATAAAGGTGCTGCGGCTACCGGTCCCGAAACGTTCCGCTACATTTTCGGTTCCTGGCTGCCACATTCTGGGTACGAACTGGACAACAGGCCGCATTTCGAAATCCTGGGGCCAAAATACAAAAACAACGATCCCGCATCGGAAGAAGATATCTGGATCCCGATCAGAAAGAAAGTATAG
- a CDS encoding DUF4890 domain-containing protein — protein sequence MKKIIVALALGLFVTGSTFAQTTTPQEKKTRTERHDGNRQRVKKSPEERAKLRTEKLTKELGLNNSQAKQLEALNLKQSQEMQALRADHTRGEKLSPAQREQKKAHHAAYEASLKDILTKKQYAQYQEKREQMRAQRKERGTRQGGERHQKYNG from the coding sequence ATGAAAAAGATAATCGTAGCCCTTGCCCTTGGGCTGTTTGTAACCGGAAGTACGTTTGCGCAGACTACCACGCCGCAAGAGAAAAAAACACGCACCGAACGCCATGACGGCAACCGGCAGCGGGTAAAGAAAAGCCCGGAAGAGCGCGCCAAACTACGTACTGAAAAGCTTACGAAGGAACTGGGTTTAAATAATTCGCAGGCCAAACAGCTGGAGGCACTTAATTTAAAGCAGTCGCAGGAAATGCAGGCCCTTCGGGCCGACCATACACGCGGAGAAAAGCTGAGCCCTGCGCAACGCGAGCAAAAGAAAGCGCACCATGCCGCCTATGAAGCCAGCTTGAAAGATATCCTGACCAAAAAGCAGTATGCCCAGTACCAGGAAAAGCGGGAGCAGATGCGGGCACAGCGTAAGGAAAGAGGCACACGCCAGGGCGGGGAGCGCCATCAGAAGTATAACGGCTAA
- a CDS encoding glycosyltransferase family 4 protein encodes MHIAVVNQHHHNPDCPATCRHYTFLAQLALRHRVSLVASDGWRRTRITDTYSWAPTGVELHECPVPYANSMGVVQRLKSFIGFAMAAFRKAMQLQTPDVLWAVSTPLSTAWVVAQVARLRGVPWVFEVQDLWPSFPIQMGAVKNSLLQKRLYRMEKRLYRSASHIITLSPDMTEYVVSLGISPDKITTNYNGTDLALAAAVQPEEMAELRHTYKLQHKKVVLYAGTYGRANDIPTLLQTIEAMAANLSITFVLAGSGYYESQLQALAQRVPNLLLLPPQPRPEIFKWFKLADLSLITFNDLPVLQTNSPAKFYDSLACGTPVIVTNPGWTKRFVEQHGCGWYVPAEQSQALAQGIVQALAQPQELEAAGARGAAISRQLFDRQQLVKEVEAVLEQVVR; translated from the coding sequence ATGCACATTGCCGTTGTAAACCAGCACCACCACAACCCCGATTGCCCTGCTACCTGCCGCCATTATACTTTTCTGGCGCAGTTGGCCTTGCGGCACCGGGTAAGCCTGGTAGCCAGCGATGGTTGGCGGCGCACGCGCATTACGGATACCTATAGCTGGGCACCAACAGGGGTGGAGTTGCACGAGTGCCCGGTGCCCTATGCCAACAGCATGGGCGTGGTGCAGCGGCTCAAATCGTTCATTGGGTTTGCCATGGCTGCTTTTAGAAAAGCCATGCAGCTGCAAACGCCGGATGTGTTGTGGGCCGTGTCTACCCCGTTGAGTACGGCGTGGGTAGTAGCGCAGGTAGCCCGGCTGCGGGGCGTGCCCTGGGTGTTTGAAGTGCAGGACCTGTGGCCCAGTTTTCCGATACAAATGGGCGCCGTAAAGAACAGCCTGTTGCAGAAGCGCCTCTACCGCATGGAAAAGCGCCTTTACCGCAGCGCCAGCCATATTATTACGCTCTCGCCCGATATGACTGAGTATGTGGTAAGCCTAGGCATCAGCCCGGATAAGATCACCACAAACTATAACGGCACTGACCTGGCGCTTGCAGCAGCGGTGCAACCCGAAGAAATGGCGGAGCTGCGCCATACCTATAAACTGCAGCACAAAAAAGTAGTGTTATATGCCGGCACCTATGGCCGCGCCAACGACATACCTACCCTGCTGCAGACAATCGAAGCGATGGCTGCCAATCTAAGTATAACCTTTGTGCTGGCAGGCAGCGGGTACTATGAGTCGCAACTGCAGGCACTCGCACAACGCGTACCCAACCTGCTGCTGCTGCCGCCGCAACCCCGCCCCGAGATATTCAAGTGGTTTAAACTGGCCGACCTGAGTCTGATCACCTTTAACGACCTGCCGGTGCTGCAAACAAACTCCCCGGCGAAGTTCTACGACAGCCTTGCCTGCGGTACCCCGGTGATTGTGACGAACCCTGGCTGGACGAAGCGCTTTGTAGAGCAGCATGGCTGTGGCTGGTATGTGCCCGCCGAACAGTCGCAAGCATTGGCGCAAGGTATAGTGCAGGCGCTAGCCCAACCGCAGGAGCTGGAAGCAGCCGGCGCCCGTGGCGCAGCCATCAGCCGCCAGCTTTTCGACCGGCAGCAACTGGTCAAAGAGGTGGAGGCGGTGCTGGAGCAGGTGGTACGCTAA
- the gldB gene encoding gliding motility lipoprotein GldB: MLCCLGCGKKGCELPDDIAKMPVDVKIERLEKPFFAATSRQDIARFLQEHPLFADKYLQRRQYPSDSLLITPLYELATNPALDTLEMQAEQTFADMRSEEQQLETAFKVIKYHYPKYHVPQVKTFVTGLGSMGNDLFVSDSLLVFGLDYFIGPKAKYRPKVYEYILKRYQRQGMVPAAMLLLSNNFNKTSTKDRNLLAEMINTGKAYYFVQSVMPCAPDSAIIGYSGQQVADINYNEGRIWAHFIEKGLLYEKSPFLVNKYIGERPATPEIDAKAPGRLGTWVGWQIVRKYMERNPDVTLPQLMEETDYQKIFSGSKYKPERRR, from the coding sequence ATGCTCTGCTGCCTGGGCTGCGGCAAGAAAGGCTGCGAGCTGCCGGACGATATTGCCAAAATGCCTGTGGATGTGAAGATTGAACGGTTGGAAAAGCCTTTTTTTGCAGCCACGAGCCGCCAGGATATTGCCCGCTTCCTGCAGGAGCACCCGCTTTTTGCAGATAAGTATTTGCAGCGCAGGCAATACCCCTCCGACTCGCTGCTAATAACGCCCCTTTATGAGCTGGCTACCAACCCGGCGCTGGACACGCTGGAGATGCAGGCCGAGCAAACATTTGCAGATATGCGCTCTGAAGAGCAGCAACTGGAAACGGCATTTAAAGTGATCAAATACCATTACCCCAAGTACCATGTGCCGCAGGTAAAGACCTTCGTGACCGGGCTGGGAAGTATGGGCAATGACCTGTTCGTGTCGGATAGCCTGCTGGTATTTGGCCTAGATTATTTTATCGGACCCAAGGCAAAGTACCGGCCCAAAGTATACGAGTATATCCTGAAGCGCTACCAGCGGCAGGGCATGGTGCCGGCGGCTATGTTGCTGCTGTCTAACAACTTTAACAAAACCAGCACAAAGGATCGTAATCTGCTGGCCGAGATGATCAACACAGGTAAGGCCTATTATTTTGTGCAGTCCGTTATGCCCTGCGCCCCTGATTCGGCTATTATCGGGTACTCGGGGCAGCAGGTGGCGGATATTAACTACAACGAAGGCCGCATCTGGGCACATTTTATTGAGAAAGGCCTGCTGTATGAAAAAAGCCCGTTCCTGGTAAACAAGTATATCGGCGAGCGGCCGGCCACGCCTGAGATCGATGCCAAAGCGCCCGGCCGGCTGGGCACCTGGGTAGGCTGGCAGATCGTGCGCAAGTATATGGAACGCAACCCCGATGTAACGTTGCCCCAGCTGATGGAGGAAACCGATTACCAGAAGATCTTCAGCGGATCAAAGTATAAGCCTGAGCGAAGACGTTAA
- a CDS encoding porin family protein, protein MKKLTLLLLFLCAGFTAMAQIEIGLQVSPTIAGNRFVAEDKYNLQKESSSLHLGVGVVADYFFAQNYAFSTGLMYRGKGSEIKYSYNRQDGNPPVSGKDDISLQYIEIPVSLKLFTNEVAPGTVAYIQVGGSLNTKVAATVNDKKVIDGQKVGKRFNVFEADALLGAGAEFQLGESTKLFAGLTYHRGLNNIDDYYRKVLDDKNVSVKNNSVSLDFGVKF, encoded by the coding sequence ATGAAGAAACTTACACTTTTATTGCTCTTTTTATGCGCCGGTTTCACGGCTATGGCGCAGATCGAAATCGGCCTGCAGGTATCGCCTACCATTGCGGGCAACCGTTTTGTGGCCGAAGACAAGTATAACCTGCAAAAAGAGAGCAGCAGCCTGCACCTGGGAGTCGGCGTGGTAGCCGATTATTTCTTTGCACAGAACTACGCTTTCAGCACCGGCCTGATGTACCGCGGCAAGGGTAGCGAGATCAAGTATAGCTACAACCGCCAGGATGGTAACCCGCCTGTTAGCGGAAAGGATGATATTTCGCTCCAGTACATTGAAATTCCGGTTTCGCTTAAGCTGTTCACCAACGAGGTGGCCCCCGGCACAGTGGCATACATCCAGGTAGGCGGCTCGTTAAACACCAAAGTAGCGGCCACCGTGAACGACAAAAAAGTAATAGACGGCCAGAAGGTAGGCAAGCGCTTTAACGTGTTCGAAGCGGATGCCCTGCTGGGTGCCGGTGCCGAGTTTCAGCTGGGTGAAAGCACCAAATTATTTGCCGGCCTCACCTATCACCGCGGCTTAAACAATATAGATGATTATTACCGCAAAGTGCTCGACGATAAAAACGTGTCGGTCAAGAACAACAGCGTTTCGCTGGACTTTGGCGTCAAGTTCTAA
- a CDS encoding Rne/Rng family ribonuclease — MSNELIINSTQDGERIALLQDKRLVEYHFERKDTNYIVGDIFLGTVKKVMPGLNAAFIDIGYQKDAFLHYHDLGANFKTLNKFVKTAQTQKNATPKLNQFKFEPEIDKLGKIADVLKKGQQLLVQIVKEPISTKGPRLSCEISLAGRYLVLVPFSNTVSVSKKIVSKEERTRLKRLITSIKPENFGVIIRTVAEGREVAELDKDLRNMLDNWEEGFKTLRVAKPCDKIIGELNRSSSILRDLLNESFDNIVVDDTTLYDEIKTYIGSIAPEKLRILKHYTGKTKTYEHFNIEKQLKAAFGKTVTIPGGGYLVIEHTEALHVVDVNSGNKSNTETDQEATALNVNMTAAKEVARQLRLRDLGGIIVIDFIDMKSPENRQKVFEVVKEEMRRDRSKSTILPISKFGLMQITRQRVRPEQNIITGEVCPTCGGTGKITASILVTDEIDAAVDDLLTSHNHKSLELYLHPFVHAYYTKGLLSKQVKWFFKYFKWIKLVKDTSLGITDFKVMDERGDEIELRATLTDVSVVPDTDEE; from the coding sequence TTGAGTAACGAACTAATCATCAATTCTACTCAGGATGGCGAACGCATTGCGCTTTTACAGGATAAAAGGCTCGTAGAATATCACTTCGAACGAAAAGACACGAATTACATCGTGGGTGATATTTTCCTGGGCACTGTAAAAAAAGTAATGCCCGGACTAAATGCTGCTTTTATTGATATTGGCTACCAGAAAGATGCTTTCCTGCATTACCATGACTTGGGCGCCAATTTCAAAACCCTCAACAAGTTTGTAAAAACAGCACAGACACAGAAGAACGCAACCCCCAAACTCAACCAGTTTAAGTTTGAGCCGGAAATAGACAAACTGGGCAAGATAGCCGACGTCCTTAAAAAAGGGCAGCAGCTGCTGGTCCAGATCGTAAAAGAACCTATTTCCACCAAAGGCCCACGGCTTTCCTGCGAGATATCTTTAGCCGGCCGCTACCTGGTGCTGGTGCCGTTTTCAAACACGGTCAGCGTATCCAAGAAGATCGTCAGCAAAGAAGAACGCACCCGCCTCAAGCGCCTGATCACAAGTATAAAGCCGGAGAACTTCGGCGTGATCATCCGTACGGTGGCCGAAGGACGTGAGGTAGCAGAGCTTGACAAAGATCTGCGCAACATGCTCGACAACTGGGAGGAAGGGTTTAAGACATTGCGGGTAGCCAAACCATGTGATAAGATCATTGGGGAGCTCAACCGTTCTTCTTCCATTTTGAGAGATCTGTTAAACGAGAGTTTTGACAACATAGTGGTGGATGATACCACGCTCTATGACGAGATCAAAACGTACATCGGCAGTATTGCGCCAGAGAAACTACGGATTCTGAAGCATTACACCGGTAAAACCAAAACCTACGAACACTTTAACATTGAAAAGCAGCTGAAGGCTGCCTTTGGTAAAACAGTAACTATACCTGGTGGCGGATACCTGGTAATAGAGCATACCGAAGCCCTGCATGTGGTAGATGTTAACAGTGGGAACAAGTCCAATACCGAAACCGATCAGGAGGCCACGGCGCTGAATGTGAACATGACGGCTGCCAAAGAAGTGGCCCGCCAGTTACGCCTCCGGGATCTTGGTGGTATCATTGTCATTGACTTCATCGATATGAAGTCGCCCGAAAACCGCCAGAAAGTTTTTGAAGTAGTGAAAGAGGAAATGCGGAGAGACCGTTCAAAGTCTACCATTCTCCCCATCTCTAAATTTGGCCTCATGCAGATTACCCGTCAGCGTGTAAGGCCGGAGCAAAACATTATTACCGGCGAAGTTTGCCCCACCTGCGGCGGCACCGGTAAAATTACCGCCAGTATTCTGGTGACAGACGAAATTGATGCAGCGGTAGACGACCTGCTGACAAGCCACAACCACAAAAGCCTGGAGCTTTACCTGCACCCTTTCGTGCATGCCTACTATACCAAAGGGCTGCTCTCGAAGCAGGTAAAATGGTTCTTTAAGTACTTTAAGTGGATCAAGCTGGTAAAAGATACATCGCTTGGCATTACCGACTTTAAGGTGATGGACGAACGGGGCGATGAAATTGAATTGCGTGCCACACTGACCGATGTGAGCGTGGTGCCGGATACTGACGAAGAATAA